In Mycolicibacterium lutetiense, the sequence CGCAACGGTGTTGGCAGCTGACCCTCCTGCTGGAGGGCTACAACCTCGACAGTCCTGGCAGCGAGGAAACGTTCAATGATATTGCCGCCGTGCGTCACTGGACAGCCACTGTGGTGGAGGGAATGAACGTGGCAGCTGCCAGAGACCAACAGGCCGCCATTGGACGTGATTCCGTTTGACAACACTCGCCGATTTCGATCTCGGGTTGTTCATTTCCTTCCTTCACGGTTCCATCGCGTCCTTCGTTACCGGACTGGTGGCCGTGATCGGCAGTGCGGTCTTCTTCTTTGGCGTCGATTGGCTGAGCACAAAGGCGACGTATAGGAAGCTCGCCGAGTTGTATACCCATTCGTCAGCGTTCTGGGCGCGCTGGCCGGGGGACCGGCTTTGGGTGGCGCCTTACGGAGAGTTGGCTGCTGAGGCAGACAGATGCGAGCAACTGATTGGAAACGTGGGTTCCAAATCCCTGTACGTAGGTATGAAGAAGGGCCCCACGGGGAAGCAGCGAGCCAAAGACCTACGCGCTGAGTTCCAGCGGCAACTCGACCGCGAGGTCGCGACGTACCAGGGCCTGCGCTCCGCAGTCCACAACGCCATGAACTATGCCGTCAGCCAGGGTCGGGGTCCGCAGGCTCCGCCCTACAACGGGTGACCCCCTTGTACTCGCGCGATCCAGCCTCAAGATTGCGAGCACAAAGCGTCACGAGCACAAAGCGTTATCAGCCCCACCCGGACACCCTTATGATTGCCTGCGTGCAGATAGCCGGACGGCTTGACGTGAGACGATGCGTTTCTGAACAGACCGGATATTGTTTGCTGAAAGTGCATCAGCACACTGCAGACATGTCCGATGTCATTGGGGGAGTGTGAGGCGTGCAGCGCTTAGTCGTGATGCTGCTGGCAGTTTTGTTGGCCCTATTCAGTGCGCCTCCGGCGTTCGCGATCGATCCGCCGGCGATCGATGCCGCGGCCGTTCCGCCTGATGAAACCGGCCCCGACCAGCCGACCGAGCAGCGCAAGATCTGCGCGGCGCCGACGGTCATGCCGAATTCGAACTTCGCCGACAAGCCCTGGGCAGCGGACTACCTGAAGCTGGCCGAGGCGCAGAAGTTCGCAACCGGCGCCGGCGTAACTGTCGCGGTGATCGACACCGGGGTCAACGGTTCACCCCGGGTTCCGGCCGAGCCCGGCGGCGACTTCGTCGACGCCGGCGGCAACGGGATGTCGGACTGCGACGCCCACGGAACCCTGACCGCGTCGATCATCGCCGGACGCCCGTCCCCCACGGACGGATTCGTCGGTGTGGCCCCCGATGCGCGACTGATTTCGCTGCGTCAGACGTCGGTGGCGTTCCAGCCCAAGGGTTCGCGCCAGGATCCCAACGACCCGAATTCCACCCAGACCGCAGGCTCGATCCGCAGCTTGGCCCGCTCGGTGGTGCACGCGGCCAACCTGGGCGCGCAGGTGATCAACATCAGTGAGGCCGCCTGCTACAAGGTGACCCGCCGGATCGATGAGACCAGCCTGGGCGCAGCCATCAACTACGCCGTGAACGTCAAGGGCGCGGTGATCGTGGTGGCCGCCGGCAACACCGGCCAGGACTGCACCCAGAACCCACCGCCGGACCAGTCGCTTCCGGCCGATGCCCGCGGCTGGAAGGGCGTGCAGACGGTCGTCAGCCCGGCCTGGTACGACCCGCTGGTGCTCACGGTCGGCAGCGTCAGCCAGAACGGTCAGCCGAGCAACTTCTCGATGTCGGGCCCGTGGTTGGGGGCGGCGGCTCCTGGCGAGAACCTCACTGCGCTCGGCTATGAGGGCCAGCCCATCAACGCCACCCCTGGTGAGGACGGCCCGGTGCCGCTGAACGGCACGTCGTTCTCGGCCGCTTTCGTCTCCGGTCTGGCGGCGTTGGTCAAGCAGCGCTTCCCGGATCTGACCCCGGCCCAGGTGATCAACCGGATCACCGCCACCGCACGGCATCCCGGGGGCGGCGTCGACAACTACGTCGGTGCCGGCGTGGTCGATCCGGTCGCCGCACTGACCTGGGAGGTCCCCGAGGGTCCGGAGAAGGCGCCGTTCCGCGTCAAGGAAGTGCCGCCGCCGGTGTACATCCCGCCGCCAGACCGCGGCCCGATCACCGGTGTGGTGGTCGCCGGGGCCGCGCTGGCCCTGATTCTCGGGATCGCGGCGATGACCCGACGCGCATTGCGGCGGCGCCAATGAACTTCCTGCAAAGGCATTTCGGGTTCCGCTTCACCACCGGGCACGCCATCTGGGCGGCCACGCTGATCCCGGCGTGCATCGCGATATGTATGCACTTCAACCTGCTGTGGCTGGGGATCACGCTGTCGGTGCTGATCGCGATCTTCTCGGTGCTCACCATCCGCGGGTACCGGCTGACCGGTTGGGTCCGGGCAATCTTCTCCTGGCGCCGTCGCCACCGCAGTACCCCCGATGCGCCGTCGGAACCTGCGGTCGGCGCCACCGTGATGCCCGGCGATCACGTCGCGGTGCGCTGGCAGGGTGACTACCTGGTCGCGGTGATCGAGCTGGTGCCAAGGCCTTTCACCCCGACGGTGATCGTCAACGGCGGCGCCGTCTCCGACGACACCGTCAGCACCAAGCTGGTTGAGAAGCTGCTCGCGGCGCACTGCCCCGACCTGGAGGCCGACATCGTCTCGGCCGGCTATCGGGTCGGCAAGACCGCACCCGCGAGCCTGGTGGCCCTCTACGAGCAGGTGGTGGGCCCGTACCCGGCACCGGCCAACCGGCGCACCTGGATTGTGATCCGCGCCAACCCGGAGGAGACCCGACGCTCGGCTCAGCGACGCGACAGCGGGGTGTCCGGGCTGGCCCGGTACCTGGTGTCGTCGGCCACCCGTATCGCAGACCAGTTGGCCAGCAACGGGATTGACGCGCAGTGCTCGCGCAGCTTCGATGATTACGACAAGGCCACCGAGATCTCCTTCGAGAAGGAAACCTGGTCGTTGATCAAGGGCCGCAGCACCTTTACCGCGGCCTACAACGCTCCCGGCGGCCCAGACGTCTGGTGGTCGGCGCGGGCCGACCACACCGCCACCTGTGTGCGGGTCCGCCCCGGGGCGGCACCGACAACGACGGTGCTGTTGACCACGCTGTCCAATCCGACTACGCCGCGCGGGTTTTCCTGCCTATACGGCGGTCAGCGGGCGGCCCTTCAAGGCCTCACCCCTGTGACCGACAAACACCATGACCTGCCGATCGGTTCAGCCGGGGTGCTCGTCGGTGAGACTTCGGACCGCTACCCGGTGTACATGCCGTTCGACAACGTCGACGTCAGCATCAACCTCGGCGACGCGCGCCTGTTCACCCAGTTCGTCATCCGCTCCGCGGCATCCGGCGCCGTGGTGACCCTCGGGCCCCAGTACCGCGAATTCGCCACGATGATCAACGGCCGCGTCGGCCGCGTGCCGCGTGTGGCATGGCCGAACTCGACGACGTACCTCGGCCCGCATCAGGGCGTCGGCCGAGTGATCATGCGGCCCAACTTCATTGACACACCACGGCACCGGCAGCTACCCATCACGTTGATCAATCCGCGTGAGGAGAGCCGTTACCAGATGGCGCTGGAACAATGACATCAAGCTTGCTGGGAGAGGGGTCCCAGAAGGGTGGGAGGGAACAGGTATGACAGAGGAGATGCATCCGCAGGTCGCAGCGGTCCTGCGCCAGGCGCAGCAGCTGCAGTCCCTCATGGACGACCAGCTGCACAAGATGAACACCGAAACCTTCACGGCTGCAGATGAAGCCAAGAGCGTCGAAGTCACGCTCAACGGACACCATCACCTGATCGACGTGTACATCAAGGACGGATTGCTGCGGTTGGGTGCTTCAGCCGTCGAACAACGCCTCAACGAGGCGATCCAGAAGGCCACCGCCGCAGCGACCACATCCATCGAAGCCGATCGGGAACGGCTCGATGCGATGGTCGCGGAGTTGACGGCCGATGGGCAGCAGCCCCGCTGAGGGCTATAGACGAGGGCACACGATGATGGATCAAACGCCACCGGGCGACGACGACTGGGGTGAAAATCTGCCCGACCTGGAGTTTCCTTCAACGAACGAAGACGACCCGTCAGGCCTCGACGCTTTGGGCGACTACGTACCGCATATGGACGAGGGTATTTCGACTCTCGACGCGTTAGGCGAGTACGTCAGCGTCGAAGCCCCGGCCGAGGACATCGATGACTTCGCCGAAATACCGTCGCTGGCATCTCAGGACGACGAAGAGCCTGACAGGGTGCCGCTGTTTTCGGCGACGAATCCGCCTGGATCGATCACCGTGACGGCGTACATGAATGGTTCGGTTCAGCAAGTCGAGCTGTCGCCGCTTGTCACCAAGCTGACCGAATCGCAACTCGCGCACGAGATTCGCGACCTGGCGGCGATCGCGACCGAGAAGGCCCGCGCCGGCCAGTATGTCTATCTTCTGTATACAGCGGTCCAGCAAGTCGGTGACGGCCCCGCTGTACGCAACCTGCTGACCAACACCCTGGGCCTGCCGACGCCCGAGCAGGCCGCCGAAACCGAGGCGGCATTTCTCCGAAATTATGTCCGCAACCAGTCCTGATCTCAGCGATCCGACTCAGAATCGATGCCGCCGCGTGTGGGTGAGGTAGGGCTATGGGGAGAAAATTCGCGCTAGCCCTCGTCGGCGGTGTCGTAGCAGCGTGCCTGTGGTGGGCATTCGTCACGTTTCGGCACGGTAATTTCCTGACCGCGGTCCTGTCGGTGGGCCTCGCTGCCTGGTGGTCCATCGCCGCTGCCTTGCAGTTCGTCTTACCCACTGCAGCCGGTTACGCAGCCTGTGACGGCTCCGCTACCACGATTCGGCCCGACCGACGGCTGGACCGATTAATGCTGGTCGCCACCGTAGGAGGCGTTCCGATCTTGGGACTCTGCGCAGTTTTGAGCTGGCTGAACAGACTTGAACTCCCCGTCGTCTCACTGGGTTCTTACCGCGGCACCCCGGCCTGGGTTCCGCTCGCATTCGCTGCCGTGACGGGTGTGTGGATTGTTTTCCTGGGACTGATCGTGCGACTTCGCGGCATCGGCTACATCCGTTTGAGCCTCGATACGTTCGAGTTTGCCGAAGCCTTTCGTAGAACCCAAGTGGGCCGATGGTCGGATGTGATCGACATCAACGAGACCGCGCCGGCAGATCGCGTTCAGGCCACCTGTCCGCTGACGCTGGTGATGGAGGACGGGCACACGTACCTGCTCGACAACTACGCCATGTACAGCCGGGCACTCTACGAGGTGATCCGCTTCTACTGGTTACATCCGGAAAATCGGGTTGAGCTGGCCGATGAACGCGCGATTCAACGGTTCTATGACACGCAGTCCGCCGCCGGACCATGACCGGTGTCCGGATCTGCAGACATCGAAATTGGTGCGCCCCGTAGGCCGTTGACGTTGATAGGGTCGCTGATGACTGATGAATTGGGTGACAACATATGGGTGACTTTGGCGACATCTACGACGCAGCGAACAACTGGTACAGCGGTTACGGGCACGTCAAAGGCGTCGGTGGTGGCGATGCCGGGTATAGCTTCGCCGGTCTCGGCGCGAACGTCATCAGCGGCGCACAGGAGTTCGCTAAACAAGGCGCCAAGCAGTTGGACAATGCCAAGTTTCTCGCTGCAGCCACGACAAGGATCATCGCGGCCGGCTTGAGGGCCATGACGATCATGAGCAATATGACCGGGTTTGAGGGTCCCGAGGGAGGCGACCGCTACTCCAATGGCGCGGAAGCAGTCAGCAGGGTCGCTTCGGCGTTGGAGAAAACCCAGCCCCCGGGCAGTTGGCAAGGCGACAGCTCGGATGCCTACGCAGATCGAAACGATGAGCAGAGGCAGCGTGCAGAGTCGATGGCCGAGACCGACCGGGAGGTGCAAGCAGCCCTGGACGCCGAGGCCGGACAGATCGCCGACACCCGGCAACAGATCGACCATCAAATGACGGAGTTGACCCTGGCGATACCTTTCGCTCTCGCCGCACGAGCCTGGAATGTGCCGCCCGGCTCCGGAATGATTGCCTCACTGGCCATCGAGTCGGCCGCCTTTGCCAAGACTGTGCCCATTGCAACCCAGCGCATGTACCGCATGGCCTCCGACTCGGCCCACAATGCAACCCTGATCCGGCGGGCCGGCGCCACCTACGACCGCATCGCATCGGAAGCTCAAGCTCAGTGACATCCGACCGCAACGTCACAGAACGGACAGGCCGATGAGCGGCGAACTACAGGTAACAACGGCAGACCTGCGGAAACTCTCCGAGCAGCAACAGCAAGTCGCCTCCGGCATCACTGCGGCGGGGCAAGCCGTCAATGGAACGACACCGTTGGTCATTGCCACCCACGGTCCGGTTTGCGCACCGACCATCGCAGCGATAGGCGCAGCCGGCGCATCGCGTGATGCCGCGGTGGCGGCCATGCAGCAGGTGTCTACATCACTGGCCGAGAAGCTGGGTATCGCGTCGGCTCACTACGACCGCACCGATCAGACCAAGGCAGGCCAACTCGACGGCCAGATGCACGGACGTTGACCGCCGGTGTGGGGGCGGCCCCGGGGCTCAACGAGGCAAGCCAAAAACCACAGCCGCTTCCACGACGTCCGTTCGCACGCCGTACACCGCGTGAATTACTCAGCGAGCAACGGTAGTCCGCGAACCAGATTACTCAGGCGGAAAAGGACTCGTGTACAACGAAACTCGCCTGACTTAGGACACGGTGTGGGGATTTTCCGATTGGCAGCGCTGTGACCTGGTTGTTTGGGTAATAGAGTGTGCTGTTTGGGGTACTAGGCCGGTAGGTTCAGGCGGTGGCGTACGTGCGGAAAGTGCGCACGACCTCCGGCGCGGTCGCGGTGCAGGTCGCGCGCAAGGACAGCGGCCGAGTGGTGATTCTGGCCCATCTTGGTTCCGCACATACTGATGCTGAACTGGGCATTCTGCTGGAGCAGGCGCGGCAGATCGTCGCTGGTGGCCAGCACGCCCTCGATATCGAGGTGGCCGCACGAGCTCAGTTGCTGACCGATGTTGGCGACTATCGGGTGCCGGCGCTGGTGGACGTGCCGCAGCCCAAGTCCGCCCCGCTGGCACCGCCCGGCCGAACGACGGCCACCCATTCTCGACTGCTCTACGACGTGATCGGCGGGGTCTATGACTGGCTGGGCTTTGACGATGTCGCCGATCGGGTGTTCCGGGATCTGGTGATCGCCCGGATAGTGGAGCCGACCAGCAAGCTCGACGCCAACCGGGTGTTGACCGATCTGGGCGTAAATACGGTGTCCTACCGCACAATTCAACGTCACCTCGACCAGATGGGGGCGGGCAAGTATCGGGATCTGATCGCCGAGAAGTGCTTTGCCTATGCCACCGACTGCGGCGGCCTGAGCCTGCTCCTTTATGACGTGACGACCCTGTACTTCGAGGCCGAGTCCGAGGATGACCTGCGCAAGGTTGGCTACTCCAAAGAGCGCCGGGTCGATCCGCAGATCGTGGTGGGCCTGCTGGTGGACCGGACCGGGTTCCCACTGGAAATCGGCTGCTACGAAGGCAATACCGCTGAAACGACCACCATCGTCCCGATCGTCAAAGGCTTCCTCGAACGCCACAGGTTGGACGGCACTCCGATGGTCGTGGCTGCTGATGCCGGCATGCTCTCAGCAACCAACCTCAACGCCCTCGACGAGCTCGGATTGTCGTTCATCGTCGGCTCCCGCTCCACCAAGGCTCCTGGGGATCTGGAATCCCATTTCCATTGGAACGGTGATGTTTTCGCCGACGGGCAGATCATCGACACTGTTACACCGCGGCACGGCAACGCGAAAGTCAACAACACCGCGCTGCGGGCTGAACCGGTCTGGGATCCCCAGGCCCATCCGGGTGCGTGGCGGTCGATCTGGGCATACTCGGCCAAACGGGCTCTTCCGACTTGATGGGGGTCTGGTGTGACCGATTGGGTTCGTGTCGGTGACTGATTGAGGGCTCGCGCCCTTGTCAACTGGGTGTTCTCTACGCATCCAGAGCAAAGGCGCGAGCATGTCTGACAATAGTGGTTCCCTGCTGCTTGGACTCGACGGCATCACCGTGGAGTCCGTGCAAGTCGATGACGGCGATGTCCGCATCGTTGAGGTGGGCACAGCGCTCGAGTGGGTCGGGATCTGCCCGGACTGCCGAACCAGATCGTCGCGGTCGAGGGGTTGGGTCACGACTCGGCCCCGGGACATCAAGATCGGTGCGGACCGGCCGCTGATCATGTGGCGAAAGCGGAAATGGTTGTGCACCAACACCTCCTGCGAACGCAGGTCATTCACTGAGTCGACGCCGTCGATCCCGCCGCGGGCTCGGGTGACGGTGCGAGCCAAGGCGGAGATGGCCCTGGCGGTCCTCGACGACGACCGCTCGGTCAAGGCCGTCGCCGCCGCGTATGGCTGTAGCTGGAACACCTGCCATGACGCGGTGATCGCCACCGCGGATCCGGTCCTGGCCGGTGAACCGCCCCCGGTGCGGGTGCTGGGCATCGATGAGACCCGCCGCGGGAAGGCCAAGTGGGAGACCTGCCCGGAGACCGGGGCCCGGGCGTGGGTGGACCGCTGGGACAGCGGCCTGGTCGACATCACCGGCGCCGGCGGGTTGCTGGTCCAGGTCAACGGGCGTGCCGCGCGGCCGGTGACCGACTGGCTGACCCAGCGCGAGCAGGCGTGGAGGGACGGGATCGAGTTCGTCGCGATCGACATGTCGGGGGCCTACGCCAAGGCCGCCCGCGAGGCGTTGCCGCACGCGAAGCTGATCGTGGATCGCTTTCATCTCGTGAAGAAGGCCAACGAGATGGTCGATCGGGTTCGCCGCCGCGTCACCCAGACCTACCGCGGACGCCGCGGGCACAAGAGCGATCCGGAGTGGATCAACCGCCGCCGGCTGCTGCGCGCCGCCGAACGGCTGACCGACGATCAACGCCACACGCTGTTCGAGAAACTGACCTGCGCAGACCCCAACGGGGACATCGCGGCGGCCTGGATCGCCAAGGAACTGCTGCGAGATGTGCTGGCCTGCACCGACCGTGGCGGTCTGCGCTACGAGATCGGCGACGCGCTGTACCGGTTCTACACGTTCTGCGCGGCGTGCTCGGTACCCGAGATCGTCAAGCTCGCCGAAACCATCTCCGCGTGGCAGGAACCGATGATCCTGGCCATCACCACCGGGCTGTCCAACGCCCGCAGCGAGGGCTACAACAGAATCGTCAAACACGTCGGCCGAATCGCGTTCGGATTCAGAACACCGGACAACCAACGCCGCCGCGTACGGTGGGCCTGCACCCGCCAATCACGGCGAGCGCCATCCAGAACCAGGCTCCGCCCCTGCTAAGTCGGAAGAGCCGCCAAACGGGCACGGCGTGACCAGAAGACCCTGGCCGCCCAAGAGGCCCGCGCCCGCGCCATCATCGAGGGCGAAAAGAAGGTCAAATCAGCACGATTCGTCAAAATCCGCGGCGATGACCGCAGTTTTGATGAGGCCAGCCTGGCTCGCGCGCAATCCCTGGTCGGACTCAAGGGCTACGTCACCAACGTGCCGGGGGAATTGATGCCGGCCGGCGAGGTGATCGCCAAGTACCACGACCTGTGGCACGTCGAGAAATCGTTTCGAATGTCCAAAAGCGACCTCCGTGCCCGGCCGATGTTTCACTACACCCGCGACGCCATCGAGGCGCACCTGACCATCGTGTTTACCGCCCTGGCTGTCTCCCACGCCATCCAGGCACGTACCGGGCTGTCCATCGGCAAGGTCGTCAAGCAGCTCCGGCCGCTGCGCAGCGCCACCATCAGCATCAACGGTGCCATCCAGACCTTCCCACCGGAAGTCCCCACCGCCCAACGCGAAATCCTGGCCCACCTCGGTATCAAACCGGGGTACTAGGCCAAATGTCCTAAGTCAGGCCGTACACCGCGTGAATTACTCAGCGAGCAACGGTAGTCCGCGAACCAGATTACTCAGGCGGAAAAGGACTCGTGTACAACGAAACTCGCCGATGACACGTTATGTGTCGTCGGCGAGCCGTTGCCTTCTGACGTGGTTTACTTGCCGTCCTTGGTGTCCTTACGCGCACGGCGACCGATCACCGCCTCGGTGTACGCACGGTCCTCCTTGTAGAGGTCCTCGTCCTCCGCGAGATTCGCGTTGCGACGCTTCTCCTTGCCCTGACCCTGGCCGTGGCCTCCTCCCATACCACCCATGCCGCCACCCATGCCGCCCATGCCGGCGCCGCCCGAGGTGCCGGGGACTCCGCCGCCGCCGCCACGTGCGGCCGCGGGAGATGGCGCCACCGAGTCCGCTCCGACGGCGGGGCCCAGCGGCATCGACGGCATACCCCCGCCGCCACCGCCCATACCGCCGCCGCCTCCGGCGCTGGCGGGCTTCAAGCTGGGTTCCCCGACGCCGGGCATCTCCGGCATGCCCTCGGGCCCCTTCGGAAGGCCACTCGGCATGCCTCCGCTCGGCGCGCCGCCACCGGATGGGGAACCACCACTCGGTGAGCCACCACCGCTCGGTGAGCCACCACCGCTCGGAGAACCCCCCGACTCCTGGCCCGCACCGGGATCAGCGCTGGCGGGCGACATCGAAGGCATTTCGGGAATCTTCGGAATGCTGGGATCGGCTCCACCGGTGGTGGGTACGGGGGCACCACCTATCTGCGGGTTTCCAACAGGTGGCTGTTGACTGGGATTCGTTGACGACAATCCGCGAATTGACGGCGGCATGCCGGGCCTAACTTCTTGGAAAGCGACGCGACCTGCATATTTCGTCAACGCCGCCTCCGAACGCTGCTGAAAATACGCATTCAGCGCGCCTTTTCCCATGGCTTTTCCTATGCTTGCCACGGGTGAGGCGCCTATAACGAGGCTGACTAGACCGCCCGGTTCCAATTTCTCATAGGTGGCGACATCGTCCATTGTGGGGTGCTCAGTGACAAGATCCCGGTGCGCGTCGATGAAATTTTGCGCCTGCTCGATCATTCGCTCGGCTTCCGGGCCCATGTGCTCCCACCATTCACGCAGGCGCTCCATCGCCTCGGTGTAGGCGTCGGCGGCAGTGCCATTACCCTTCGGCGCTACGAACTTGTCCTTGTGCTTGTCGAGCCAACCTTTGGTTGTCCCCCATCGGTCCCTGAACTCCTCTAGCCCAGACGTATTGGTGTCATGGATCGTTTTCGCAGTCTCACGCCACTTAGCGAAGTTGCCCGTTTGTGCCGCGGCAGGATAATTGCTCGGCACGGTGGCCGGCGCAGGTTCCATCACCCCGCTTGGAACCACGGTCTCGAAACGTTGGGAAGGCCGGGCACCGTCGCTATTCATGCTCTTGTCGAATTCTTCCTTCGACGTACTGACAACCTCGTCGAAAGCGTCGGCCGCAGCTCGTAGGGCCGCTGCCATACGCCCCGCCTCGGTGTCAGCGGCACTGAAAGTCTTTTCCAATCTGTCGGAAGACGCATTGAGTTGGTTCGTCGCGGCGGTGGTGATTTGCAGCGCGTCCGGTGGCGCCGGGAGGGGTACTGGTGATTTGTCCGCCCGATCCGCCGTGATTTCCGCGGCCTTCTTCTTCATCTCGTCGGACGACCACCCGACCACCCCTTCGGTCACTGCTATTCATCCTCCCTATGTCGATGCCGCCGACGTACGGCCGCAGGCATCCGTGACGAAACCAAGATTTCGGCCGAACGGCCTTGCCGTCCGGGCGACGCGCAGCATCGATTTCCCGTAGTAATCATATGGGCAGACCGAGGTGACGGCGTTCACTTCTTTTGCTGCCCGGATGCCTCGCCGGTGCCGACGCTGCCGCGTCTTCTGGGACCTGAACCACCCGTCCTACGCATCGAGTCCGTCGGCGATCAACTGCCCCACATGCTGCCAGTAAATGAAATCGGCGGCGGCCCGGCGCTGATCGGGTCCGTCTGCTGCGGCGTGTGCCTCATACACGGCCCACTCTTGAGCGTGGATTGCATACG encodes:
- a CDS encoding ESX-1 secretion-associated protein — protein: MSGELQVTTADLRKLSEQQQQVASGITAAGQAVNGTTPLVIATHGPVCAPTIAAIGAAGASRDAAVAAMQQVSTSLAEKLGIASAHYDRTDQTKAGQLDGQMHGR
- the mycP gene encoding type VII secretion-associated serine protease mycosin — translated: MQRLVVMLLAVLLALFSAPPAFAIDPPAIDAAAVPPDETGPDQPTEQRKICAAPTVMPNSNFADKPWAADYLKLAEAQKFATGAGVTVAVIDTGVNGSPRVPAEPGGDFVDAGGNGMSDCDAHGTLTASIIAGRPSPTDGFVGVAPDARLISLRQTSVAFQPKGSRQDPNDPNSTQTAGSIRSLARSVVHAANLGAQVINISEAACYKVTRRIDETSLGAAINYAVNVKGAVIVVAAGNTGQDCTQNPPPDQSLPADARGWKGVQTVVSPAWYDPLVLTVGSVSQNGQPSNFSMSGPWLGAAAPGENLTALGYEGQPINATPGEDGPVPLNGTSFSAAFVSGLAALVKQRFPDLTPAQVINRITATARHPGGGVDNYVGAGVVDPVAALTWEVPEGPEKAPFRVKEVPPPVYIPPPDRGPITGVVVAGAALALILGIAAMTRRALRRRQ
- a CDS encoding YbaB/EbfC family nucleoid-associated protein, which codes for MTEEMHPQVAAVLRQAQQLQSLMDDQLHKMNTETFTAADEAKSVEVTLNGHHHLIDVYIKDGLLRLGASAVEQRLNEAIQKATAAATTSIEADRERLDAMVAELTADGQQPR
- a CDS encoding EspA/EspE family type VII secretion system effector gives rise to the protein MGDFGDIYDAANNWYSGYGHVKGVGGGDAGYSFAGLGANVISGAQEFAKQGAKQLDNAKFLAAATTRIIAAGLRAMTIMSNMTGFEGPEGGDRYSNGAEAVSRVASALEKTQPPGSWQGDSSDAYADRNDEQRQRAESMAETDREVQAALDAEAGQIADTRQQIDHQMTELTLAIPFALAARAWNVPPGSGMIASLAIESAAFAKTVPIATQRMYRMASDSAHNATLIRRAGATYDRIASEAQAQ
- a CDS encoding PPE domain-containing protein, translating into MTEGVVGWSSDEMKKKAAEITADRADKSPVPLPAPPDALQITTAATNQLNASSDRLEKTFSAADTEAGRMAAALRAAADAFDEVVSTSKEEFDKSMNSDGARPSQRFETVVPSGVMEPAPATVPSNYPAAAQTGNFAKWRETAKTIHDTNTSGLEEFRDRWGTTKGWLDKHKDKFVAPKGNGTAADAYTEAMERLREWWEHMGPEAERMIEQAQNFIDAHRDLVTEHPTMDDVATYEKLEPGGLVSLVIGASPVASIGKAMGKGALNAYFQQRSEAALTKYAGRVAFQEVRPGMPPSIRGLSSTNPSQQPPVGNPQIGGAPVPTTGGADPSIPKIPEMPSMSPASADPGAGQESGGSPSGGGSPSGGGSPSGGSPSGGGAPSGGMPSGLPKGPEGMPEMPGVGEPSLKPASAGGGGGMGGGGGGMPSMPLGPAVGADSVAPSPAAARGGGGGVPGTSGGAGMGGMGGGMGGMGGGHGQGQGKEKRRNANLAEDEDLYKEDRAYTEAVIGRRARKDTKDGK
- the eccE gene encoding type VII secretion protein EccE, encoding MNFLQRHFGFRFTTGHAIWAATLIPACIAICMHFNLLWLGITLSVLIAIFSVLTIRGYRLTGWVRAIFSWRRRHRSTPDAPSEPAVGATVMPGDHVAVRWQGDYLVAVIELVPRPFTPTVIVNGGAVSDDTVSTKLVEKLLAAHCPDLEADIVSAGYRVGKTAPASLVALYEQVVGPYPAPANRRTWIVIRANPEETRRSAQRRDSGVSGLARYLVSSATRIADQLASNGIDAQCSRSFDDYDKATEISFEKETWSLIKGRSTFTAAYNAPGGPDVWWSARADHTATCVRVRPGAAPTTTVLLTTLSNPTTPRGFSCLYGGQRAALQGLTPVTDKHHDLPIGSAGVLVGETSDRYPVYMPFDNVDVSINLGDARLFTQFVIRSAASGAVVTLGPQYREFATMINGRVGRVPRVAWPNSTTYLGPHQGVGRVIMRPNFIDTPRHRQLPITLINPREESRYQMALEQ